Below is a genomic region from Synechococcales cyanobacterium T60_A2020_003.
GTTCTCTTTAATCGACTGGGAAAAATCGGGCGGAATCACCACCGTAGCCTTGGCGATATCCCGATCAATGCCTAGAGTTGGATCGTTGTCGCGCAAGGGCGCAGGGACAAATTGATTACTGGCAAAGATCCGCTCGACATAGCTGCGGCTGAGGTAGGTGTTGTCAAAATCCTGAATACTGAGGGGAATATTTTTAGACTCTAGCCGGATCGCGTATCCGTAGATCAGCAGCACCACTAGGGGCAGAACAAAGGCGAGGGCGACCGTTAGGCGATCGCGCCGAAACTGAGCCAGTTCTTTTACACATTGCGAGATCACCCGTTTCATAGAACTCCATCCCCCTCACGATCGGTGGGCACGCTGAACGATCCCAATAAAGGCATCTTCCAGCGAGAAAGCGATCGGTTGGACGGAACGCACCGAAATCTGGGCATCTTGGAGTCGGTGTTGTAGCGGTGGCCACTCCCGATCAGCGTCATCGAGAACAACATGGAGGCGATCGCCAAAAATAGCCACGCGCCAATGTTCTAGATCCTGTTTCAAGAGAGTTGATGCGTCTTGGATCGGATCTGCCCTGACGTCTAGCAACTGTCCTGGTTGATTCGCCTTAATCTCGCTCGGACTTCCCTGGGCGACGACCTCGCCCGCCACCATAAATCCCATCGAGTTGCAGTTTTCGGCTTCTTCGAGATAGTGGGTTGTAACCAAAATTGCCGTTCCGTGTCGGGCAAAATCGCGAATCAATCGCCAAAACTGACGCCGCGCCAAGGGATCAACCCCAGAGGTCGGCTCGTCTAGAAAGAGAATATCGGGTTCATGCATCACCGACGCCCCAAACGCGACCCGCTGCTTCCAACCTCCCGGCAATCGTCCGGTTAACTGATGCTCTCGTCCCGCTAAGCCGCAGGTTTCTAGCACCCAGTCTATTTTTTCTCGTTGGAGCCGCTTTGGAACTCCATAGACCCCGCAGTAAAACGATAGATTTTGGAGAATGGTGAGATCATCGTAGAGGGTAAATTTTTGGCTCATGTAGCCAATGCGCGATCGCACTTCGGCTCGGTTTAGGTTTGCCGTTTCTCCCGCTAATTCCATATAGCCAGCGCTCGCAGGTAGAAGCCCACAGAGCATTTTGATCGTGGTGGTTTTGCCTGCCCCATTCGCACCCAGTAGACCGTAGATTTCGCCATAGTGCACGGTCAGATCCACCCCCTTGACCGCCTGAAACGAACCAAAGTTCTTTTGCAGTCCTTGGGCAGCGATCGCCACCTTCCCTGTCTCCTGCCCCGAACGATAGGTCGGAAAGTCCAGATAGGGTGGATCCGATCCCTGTTGCCGCAGACGACTGACAAAGACATTCTCTAAGGTCGGTGCATCTCGACGAATGGCGTCTATCGGAAGCTGGTGCTGACTCAGCAACTTTCGCACCTGCCGTTCTCCCACCTCCGCATCGGTGACGAGGATATCCAGGCGATCGCCAAAGGTCTGAATATCGGCGATCGCGGATGGAGAGTCTCCGTTCTCTTTGGTATCGACTTGCGAGCAGCTTAGGGGAAAGGTTCGACATAATTCCCCGCTCAACACCTGCTCCGCCTGAAATACATCCGTTGTCCACAGTTCTAATCGCTGTAATCCTAGCTCCTCCCGTAGCGTTGCCAGGGTGCCGATCTGCTGAATTTCACCATCGTAGATCAGGGCAATACGGTTACAGCGCTCGGCTTCATCTAGGTACGGCGTTGCCACCACCACCGTCACCCCTTCAGAGGCCACCGCTGCCAACAGATCCCAAAACTCTCGCCGCGACACCGGATCAACCCCCGTGGTGGGTTCATCCAACAACAGCACCGCTGGAGTTGCAATCAACGCACAGCAGAGGGCTAGTTTTTGCTTCATCCCCCCGGAAAGCTGTCCCGCAAGGCGATCGCCAAAGGAAGATAGATCCATCCGTTGCAATAATTCCGCCGATCGTTGAGCAAAGCGCTCATCGGACACGTTCCGCAGTCCGGCTGCGTAGCGCAGATTTTCCAGCACGCTCAGATCCAGGTACAGAGAGAACTTTTGGGTGAGATAGCCCAAATTTAACCGCGCCTCACGGGGAGGCTTACCCAAAACCGTGACCTGCCCAGCAGTGGCCTCCATCACCCCAGCCAGGATTTGAAACGTCGTAGTTTTGCCTGCACCATCAGGGCCAATCAGTCCAAAGATCTCCCCCGGATTGACGGTGAAGTCAATGCCCTTCAGAGATGCCAAGGCACCATACTGTTTACGCAGTCCTCGCAGAGCGATCGCTGGCTTCGTATCCAAGACCGTTGCAGCGGCTAGACTCGGCGTGGGCGAGAACGGTATCATCCCTCGTCTCCCTGCTCGCCAGATAACAGAATTTCACCATCTGCAGGCATTCCCGGTTTTGCAAACCCCTCCGGGTTCTCAATGTCTAACCGGAGGCCAAACACCTGCGTCACGCGATCGTTTTGGAAATAGATATTTTCAGGCGTAAACGATGCCTCGGTATCGATGGCAATTACGGTTGCGGCAAGGGGCTGATCCGGGGCAGAGTCCAAAAAGACCTGGGCATCCTGTCCCACCCGCACGTTGCCCACCTCCCCTTCGGGAATATAGCCCCGCAAATAGACATCCTCTAAGTTCACGACCGTCATCACCGTTGTCCCCATAGAAATCACTTCGCCCGGTTCCACCATGCGGGTCACCACAACCCCATCAATGGGACTCACAATTTCGAGATTGGCGAGTCGGGCCGCGACCTCAGCTTGATTGGCGATCGCCCGTTTCTCTTCGGCTTGGGCAGCGGCGAGTTGGGCGTTGGCTTGGTCAAGCTGGGTTTGCAATCGGGCAATCTGCGCCACGCGGATGTCGGGATTCAGTTGGGTTGTTTCCGCTTGGGTCAGCCCGCCTTCTGCCGCCCGTACCTGCCGTTCGGCTGCGGTCACTCCTGCCTGACGCGCTTCTAGGGTTCCCTGTGCCGTTTCATACCGGGTCTGAGCCTGGTCAAATTGCTGTTGGGCGATCGCCCCATCATTCAACAACGACCGGAGGCGATCGCGATCGAGTCGAGCCAGTTCCAGTTCAGACTGGGCTTGCTGCACCTGGGCTTGCGCCTCCGCCAACTGCGCCTGTGCCGTCGCTACCGTCGCCTCAGCCTGACTGACCCGCCCCACCGTATCCCCTTCCGACTGTTGCAGCACAAGCTGAGCTTCCTCAATTTGGCTTTGCACCACCGCAATCTGGCTTTGGGCTTGGCGAACTTGCTGCTGTGCCGCCGCTACACTCGCTTGGGCAGCGGCATACTCGGCCTGCAGCTCATCGTCATCGAGCCGCGCAATCACCTGTCCCGACTGAACGCGATCGCCCTCCCGCACCGCCACCGACTCAATCCGTCCCCCCGACTTCGCCGCCAAATCCGTTTCATAGCCTTCAATCCGTCCGCTGAGACGCAGGGCATGATCGTCCGGATGGTATAGCCATGCCCGAATCCCCCACCCCACCCCAACGACGAGCAGCCCTAGGGGAATTAAAAGACGGAGTTTTTTAAGGGGCGATCGCTTTTGGGGAGCCGATAACGATCCCCCCTTGGACTCGTCTGTAGTGCCTTGCGGAGCAGAAGAAACCGTTTGGGACATGACAATCACCCAAGGTAGATGAAGGAAAGCACAGCGCTGATACCCATCTCTTCAGTTAGAGCTACAGATGCAATGCTGGAATGGATGACGTAGCCATGCACATTCAACTCAAACCTGAGAACTCAAACCTCAAAACTAAGCAAGAGTAACTTAATTATCAGCACACAACACATAAACTATACGGTATAGTATAGCTAATCTGCAATCAAAATTACTCTTAAAAATTTCATCTATGACTCCTACACCAACCGACTCCGCTGCCCTGCTCAAGCGTCGCCAGATTTTGCACGGTGCGCTGGAAATCTTTTTAGAGGAAGGCTATGAGGGAACCAGCATGGATCGGGTGGCAGCGGCGGCAGGGGTTTCCAAAATTACCATCTACAAACATTTCCAAGATAAAGAGGGTCTCTTTACCGCTCTAATTGAACAGATCGCGATCCAGCGGTTTGAAATCATCTTTGGAGCCTTGCCGCTTGATCAAGATCCGGCGATCGTTTTATGGCAAATTGCGGAAAAGCTGCTGAATCTGCTCGCTGTGGATGATGAGTATGTGGCATTTTTGCGGCTCATCATCGGCGAGTCGGGTCGGTTTCCGAAGCTGGCGCAACTCTTTGTGAAGGCGTTACCACAGAAGGTGTGGCATCTCCTCAGCCAGTATTTTGAGACGCATCCAGAGTTAAATATTGCCAATCCAGAGGCAACGGCACGGATCTTTACGGGGACGCTGATTAGCTATGCGATGACCCAACACATTCTCCACGGCCAGGAGATTGCACCGATGGCGGCAGAACCGTTGATCAAAAGTCTGGTGGATTTGGTGGTGAGCCGACGGAGTTGAGGCTTCTGAAGTGCAGCGAATAGGAGGGCGGCGAGAATGTCGTCTCGTTCTAGGTCGTCGTAGTCTTCTAGGATATCTTCTATCGTCGACGTGTTCAAAGAATGGGTATCTCTATGCTAGTTTACGGGGTTGATTCATTGCGCTGGTCGGAAAGCTGGCGGAGGAGATCTTGGGTGAAGGGATGGTCGGAAAGCTGATCGGCTTGGCCTGCGTCTAGAGCAGCTTGCACCATGTCCTTAAAGTTGTTGAATCCAATATGGTTGTAGGGATGGTCTTCGGGCAATCTTTTCTTCAGAATAGAAAGCGCACGAAGATTGAATAGCATCATTGACTGTGCGATCTATATCTACGCTCAGCCAACGTCCGATGAGATCAATGGCAAGCGGTAAATAGCCCAAGCGTCGGCAAAGAGTTTCAGCCGTTGGCGATCCGCATTAATACGCTGCTCGCCTACGTATCGGGACAGCATGGCGATCGCTGACTCTGGCTCTAGCACCTTGAGTTCCAGCGTCGGAATCGGGGTAGGGCTAACAATGCGCAATCGACTGGTCAACAAAAAGCGAAACGATGGAGCATCCTGGGGCAAAAAGGGCGCAACCTGCCGACGGTAATCGGTGACATCGTCGATAATCACCAACGCTTGACGATGGGTTCCGCAGTAGTTTTGCCATTCCTTCCAGCCTGGAGCCACCTGCTGCGTGAGTTCCGGTAAGTGGCGCAAATCGCGATCGCAATAGAACTCAACCTGCATCCAGTTTCGCAACGCTTCTCCAAAATTTGCGGCGGGAAGGTGGATCACGCCGCCTTGGTAGGTATCTTGGTGCGATCGCCCATACTGGAGAGCTAGCTCCGTTTTGCCCACACCTGCCATCCCCATAATCACTGCCATGCCCAGCGAATTATCGGCTTGCAGCAAGTTGTATAGGGCTTGGCGATCGTCTTCCCGCCCGACAAATTGCTCAACTTCGAGGGCATTGAGTCTGTAGGTCAGCCTCTGTCCAAGACTCGATTGACCAGAGGCTCCTACTTTTTTGTGGCTGACTTAATCAGCTTCCGAAACGTTGGGAAATGGGTCTGGAAAAAGTTCTCCAGGTCAATTTCCCCCTCGTAGGAAACGTTCACAAACGGCGGCATCAGGGAAATCGCACTTTTGAGCTTTGCCGAGGTAGGTGTTTCCGGCTCGCTTGGCTTGTTCAGGCTATCCCGAATCTCGCGCAACACCTGAAGCAACGCATCGGGATAGTTAGGGGGTGGAGATGCTTCTAGTTGAGTAACAGAAGTAATGATTTCCGCAACAACGTCTTCCGCCTCTTCTTCGGGAATAGTTAGCTCTTGAACAGAATTAGCTAAGATCTGCCAGTTCTCCGCCTCGTACGTCTTGATCTGGGGGTTAATCTCTAGCTCCAGGAGTTGCCCAAACTTAATTTGATCCAAGCCCGACGCCAGCAATGCTTTTTTTCAAGCTCGGCTTGCTGTTGGCGCAAAATTTTGAGATTCGTTTCAATGACGTTTAAGCGATCGCTCCCCATGATTGCCCTATTTTTACCTTGAACCACATTTCCTTCAGTTTTAGCCTAATTTTTGAGGATTGCAGAACCCCAAGCTCTGCGACTTCTTCTTCAACTCCCAACCAATACGGTGAGGCTGTCCACCAGAAGTCGCAGATCTAAAGCCCCGGGTACCCAAACACCGATAAACTTTCGTAGAGTGAAACAAACCGGACTCAAACGGTTTCCATCACCTTACACATCCATCACCCTTAGAAAAATCTATGGCAGCCGAAGGCGAACTCACCCTCATTGTTGAAATGGTCACCGTGCTCGGAGCCGCCACCGCAGGCGGATACCTTGCCGATCGCTTAGGACAACCCGTCTTACTCGGCTACCTCCTCGGCGGCGTCTTAGTCGGCCCCGCCGGACTCGGATGGGTTAACCTGGCGGGCGATATCCAGGTCTTGTCCGAAATAGGCGTTGCCCTGCTGCTGTTTGCCCTCGGTGTCGAATTCTCCCTCAAAGACCTACTGCGCGTAAAGACGATCGCCCTTGGGGGAGGCACCATGCAAATTTTGCTCACAATGCTGTTGGGAGGGGTTCTGGCCTACAGTACAGGCTGGGTCGCGACCATCCCCAAAGCTGTTTTCCTAGGAGCCGTTCTATCCCTCTCCTCCACAGCCCTTGTCCTTAAAAGTTTGATTGAGCGGAATGAAGTTCAAACCCCCCACGGTCAAATCATGTTGGCGATCTTGATCGTTCAGGATTTGGGGGTGGGGCTGATGTTGGCAATCTTACCAGCCCTCAGCGAACCTCCCGACGTGATCGGTGGCGCGATCGCCTCTGCGGTGCTTAAAGCCTTTTTATTTTTAGGAGTCGCGATCGCCGTTGGCCATTGGGTGATGCCGTGGCTGATCCGGGCGATCGCCAAAAGTGGATCACAGGAGCTCTTTCTCTTAGGCATTGTGTTGCTCTGTCTTGGCATTGCTCTAGTTACGTCCAAGATCGGCTTAGGAATTGAGATGGGCGCATTTGTGGCGGGTCTCATGGTGTCCAACGTCGAGTACGCTGACCACGCCCTGGATCGAGTGTTGCCCATGCGCGATGTTTTTGCAACGCTCTTTTTTGCCTCCATTGGTCTCTTAATCGATCCCGCATTTCTGCTCGAAAATATTTGGGTCTTGGCGGGGTTAGTAGCGATCGCCATGCTGGGGAAAGCCGTCATCGTCACCAGTATTGTGCTGCTCTTTCGCTATCCCTTAAAAACAGCGCTGACGGTTGGAATCGGGATTAGCCAAATTGGAGAATTCTCCTTCGTGTTAGCGGGTGTTGCTCAAATGGAAGGTCTATTTACCGAGCGATTGTATGGGCTAGTTGTGGGAACCACCGCCGCCACCCTGCTGTTGACTCCCTTTTTCATCAAGGCAACTCCCTATTTACTCAACACCATCGAACATATCTCTTTCTTGCAACCCCTGCTCAACCTCAGCAACACAGCCCGTCTAGTGGGGGAAGAAGAGGCGTTAACCGATCACGTGGTCGTTGTCGGCTACGGTCGAGTAGGACAAACTCTGGTGCGAATGCTCTATTTTCAGGGCTACAACATCCTGGTGATTGACAACAACGAGGCCACCCTGCAAACACTGCGGGAACGGCAGATCCCCTACCTGTACGGCGATGCCTCCAGTCAATTGCTGCTCGAGAAAGCAAACCTGCACCAGGCCAAAGCCATGGCGATCGCCCTTCCTGATCCGATGGCAACACGGCTCACCCTCAAACGTGCGCTCAGTATTGCTCCCGATATTGACATTACCGTCCGTGCCCACGTCAGCGAAGAAATTGACGTGCTGTATCAACTGGGTGCCCAGGAGGTCGTGCAACCAGAGTTTGAGGCATCGTTGGAAATGGGTGCCCATATGTTGCTGAAGTTGGGCGATACCTCCTACGAGGTGCAGCGAGTCGTCAACCGTTACCGCACCGGGCGCTACCAGGACATTCTGCCCGAACGCGCCGACTACTGGGGAAGAGCCAGTTTGGAAGCCGCGATCGAAGGCTTGGAACATCACTGGTATCCCCTCCCTGAAACATCTCCGCTGTTAGGGAAAAGTCTTGCAGAAACGAACGTGCGTCGGCTGACGGGCGCAACGATTATGGCGATCGAACGCAACAAGCGCTTAATTCAGTACCCCACGGGAGAAACGGTGCTAGAGAGGGGCGATCGCATTCTTGTAGTCGGAAATTCCCGCGAACACCAAGGATTCGAGCAACTTTTACAAGATGGTGCGGGTGCAGCACATCATCCGGAGCCATGATGGTGTAGGGTGGAATCGATCGGATTTTATGTCCTGTTGTGAGGGTTGGACGGTTATGGCGGAATCATTTCAGATCGGTGGGCAAGAGGCGTTGTGTCACGACCCCGGATTTTGGAGTGGGTTTTTCCATAGCTATCGACACCTCAAGATAGAGGGAACTATCAGCGCACCCCGAACGGTTCACGTCTTTCTCCCTCGCGAGTATGACATTAGCCAAGTGCGTTATCCGGTAGTCTATTTCAATGATGGCAATACGCTCTTCTTTCCGGGTGGAGCGTACCACAAGACCTGGAACCTGGGCAGCGTCCTAAATCGACTTTATTTGGCTCAACAAATTCGTAAGCTCATCATCGTTGCGGTAGTTCCTATCAACCGAGATTACGAGTACACCCATGCTCCCGTTTGGGATAGTGAATGGGGCGGGTTAGAGGTCTATTCCACCTATCTTGCCAAAGACCTCAAGGGATTTATTGATCATCAATACCGCACCCTCCCAGAACCAGAAAACACTCTGATTGTAGGCGCATCCCACGGAGGCTTAGCCGCGTTCTATACTGCCGCTTGTCACCCTGATGCCTTTGGCAACGTGGCGGCTCTTTCTCCATCGTTTTGGGTGGGCATGGACTCCGCAATCGAGTGGGCATTTGCCGATCCTAAGGGTCGTTTTTTTGGAGATTTAAGCGACTCGGCGTTGCTCTCTGTTGCTGATCCAACGCTGCGATCGCACCTCCTCAAGATCTATCTGGATTGGGGCTTAGTGCGCGAGGGTGGATCGCACAATGAATGGATTGAAGAACGGGCAACGGTGCGCGGTCGGGAAATGCGAGATTTGCTCACCAACACTTACGGATATCGAGAGGGAGAAAATCTGTTTGTTGTGGAAGATCCTATCGGTGATCACACGGAGGAATCGTGGTCAAGACGAATAGAAGACGTGTTCAAACTATTCTTCAGAGCTTAGCTATCTGCCAAGCCAAAAATTCTCTAGAAGATCTTTAAATGCATCGCTGGCGAATGTCTGACATGGTTTGCAATGCACCTAAACCTATCTGGTAAATGATGATATCTATACCTATCTCAGAGCTGTTGATAAGGCTGTAGATCTCTTGAACGACAGCGATCAAGAAGCATTAGATATTGCAGGTACAAAGTTGGGAGTTTCTGGAGAAGAAGTTAAGGAATAACTACTCGGAGCCAAACTGTTTGATCTTGATGTAAACAAGTCAATCGCGTTTGAAAAGGATAATCCCAATAGCTTGATTGGTAATTTGGAGCTAACTGCAAAAGGTGCCTACGATTTTAAGGTTGTGGACAAAGAGTTAGACGTAAACTCTCTCTATGACGACTCCCTAGTAAAGGGGGCATAACTCGGATACTGCGAGGTTTTCACAGACAGATTGACAATTCCATTCGGATATTTTTAGGAATGGATCAAAGCGTTGTCGATCCCCCTAAATCCCCCTTCTTAAGAGGGACTTCCGAACCAGTTTTTCCCTTAAAAAAGGGGGGTAGGGGAGATTGACTAGTGCTTATTAATGACAACCATTGGTTTTTCTAACGCACTCGACATAAAGATTTCCCCGTGTCCCCGTAATCCCTGAAAACGTCTTATTCCCCCTGATTGACTGACAAAAGTTCCTCTCGTAGGTTGAGTGGAACGAAGTAAACCCAACACCAGCAAAGACTTTGTTGGGTTTCGTTAGTACTCCACCTAATCTACAAAAGAACAAGGGTTTCAAGGGTTTTATCCGTCAACCAGCTTAGTACTCATACTCTCTCCATTCTTAAACCTAACTATGACTGCATCGTTAACTCCGGAATTACAAGCACTCAAACAATCCCTGGTGGAACAGGGTGTGAAGTATGCCCCTGCGAGCTTTGTTGATATTCACGGGATGTGTAAGGCCAAATTAGTGC
It encodes:
- a CDS encoding ABC transporter permease; amino-acid sequence: MKRVISQCVKELAQFRRDRLTVALAFVLPLVVLLIYGYAIRLESKNIPLSIQDFDNTYLSRSYVERIFASNQFVPAPLRDNDPTLGIDRDIAKATVVIPPDFSQSIKEN
- a CDS encoding ABC transporter ATP-binding protein, with the protein product MIPFSPTPSLAAATVLDTKPAIALRGLRKQYGALASLKGIDFTVNPGEIFGLIGPDGAGKTTTFQILAGVMEATAGQVTVLGKPPREARLNLGYLTQKFSLYLDLSVLENLRYAAGLRNVSDERFAQRSAELLQRMDLSSFGDRLAGQLSGGMKQKLALCCALIATPAVLLLDEPTTGVDPVSRREFWDLLAAVASEGVTVVVATPYLDEAERCNRIALIYDGEIQQIGTLATLREELGLQRLELWTTDVFQAEQVLSGELCRTFPLSCSQVDTKENGDSPSAIADIQTFGDRLDILVTDAEVGERQVRKLLSQHQLPIDAIRRDAPTLENVFVSRLRQQGSDPPYLDFPTYRSGQETGKVAIAAQGLQKNFGSFQAVKGVDLTVHYGEIYGLLGANGAGKTTTIKMLCGLLPASAGYMELAGETANLNRAEVRSRIGYMSQKFTLYDDLTILQNLSFYCGVYGVPKRLQREKIDWVLETCGLAGREHQLTGRLPGGWKQRVAFGASVMHEPDILFLDEPTSGVDPLARRQFWRLIRDFARHGTAILVTTHYLEEAENCNSMGFMVAGEVVAQGSPSEIKANQPGQLLDVRADPIQDASTLLKQDLEHWRVAIFGDRLHVVLDDADREWPPLQHRLQDAQISVRSVQPIAFSLEDAFIGIVQRAHRS
- a CDS encoding efflux RND transporter periplasmic adaptor subunit produces the protein MSQTVSSAPQGTTDESKGGSLSAPQKRSPLKKLRLLIPLGLLVVGVGWGIRAWLYHPDDHALRLSGRIEGYETDLAAKSGGRIESVAVREGDRVQSGQVIARLDDDELQAEYAAAQASVAAAQQQVRQAQSQIAVVQSQIEEAQLVLQQSEGDTVGRVSQAEATVATAQAQLAEAQAQVQQAQSELELARLDRDRLRSLLNDGAIAQQQFDQAQTRYETAQGTLEARQAGVTAAERQVRAAEGGLTQAETTQLNPDIRVAQIARLQTQLDQANAQLAAAQAEEKRAIANQAEVAARLANLEIVSPIDGVVVTRMVEPGEVISMGTTVMTVVNLEDVYLRGYIPEGEVGNVRVGQDAQVFLDSAPDQPLAATVIAIDTEASFTPENIYFQNDRVTQVFGLRLDIENPEGFAKPGMPADGEILLSGEQGDEG
- a CDS encoding TetR/AcrR family transcriptional regulator, which gives rise to MTPTPTDSAALLKRRQILHGALEIFLEEGYEGTSMDRVAAAAGVSKITIYKHFQDKEGLFTALIEQIAIQRFEIIFGALPLDQDPAIVLWQIAEKLLNLLAVDDEYVAFLRLIIGESGRFPKLAQLFVKALPQKVWHLLSQYFETHPELNIANPEATARIFTGTLISYAMTQHILHGQEIAPMAAEPLIKSLVDLVVSRRS
- a CDS encoding cation:proton antiporter yields the protein MAAEGELTLIVEMVTVLGAATAGGYLADRLGQPVLLGYLLGGVLVGPAGLGWVNLAGDIQVLSEIGVALLLFALGVEFSLKDLLRVKTIALGGGTMQILLTMLLGGVLAYSTGWVATIPKAVFLGAVLSLSSTALVLKSLIERNEVQTPHGQIMLAILIVQDLGVGLMLAILPALSEPPDVIGGAIASAVLKAFLFLGVAIAVGHWVMPWLIRAIAKSGSQELFLLGIVLLCLGIALVTSKIGLGIEMGAFVAGLMVSNVEYADHALDRVLPMRDVFATLFFASIGLLIDPAFLLENIWVLAGLVAIAMLGKAVIVTSIVLLFRYPLKTALTVGIGISQIGEFSFVLAGVAQMEGLFTERLYGLVVGTTAATLLLTPFFIKATPYLLNTIEHISFLQPLLNLSNTARLVGEEEALTDHVVVVGYGRVGQTLVRMLYFQGYNILVIDNNEATLQTLRERQIPYLYGDASSQLLLEKANLHQAKAMAIALPDPMATRLTLKRALSIAPDIDITVRAHVSEEIDVLYQLGAQEVVQPEFEASLEMGAHMLLKLGDTSYEVQRVVNRYRTGRYQDILPERADYWGRASLEAAIEGLEHHWYPLPETSPLLGKSLAETNVRRLTGATIMAIERNKRLIQYPTGETVLERGDRILVVGNSREHQGFEQLLQDGAGAAHHPEP
- a CDS encoding alpha/beta hydrolase yields the protein MAESFQIGGQEALCHDPGFWSGFFHSYRHLKIEGTISAPRTVHVFLPREYDISQVRYPVVYFNDGNTLFFPGGAYHKTWNLGSVLNRLYLAQQIRKLIIVAVVPINRDYEYTHAPVWDSEWGGLEVYSTYLAKDLKGFIDHQYRTLPEPENTLIVGASHGGLAAFYTAACHPDAFGNVAALSPSFWVGMDSAIEWAFADPKGRFFGDLSDSALLSVADPTLRSHLLKIYLDWGLVREGGSHNEWIEERATVRGREMRDLLTNTYGYREGENLFVVEDPIGDHTEESWSRRIEDVFKLFFRA